The Zootoca vivipara chromosome 4, rZooViv1.1, whole genome shotgun sequence genome has a segment encoding these proteins:
- the KCNE1 gene encoding potassium voltage-gated channel subfamily E member 1, with the protein MALVSNNTALNYLLSKLLEDYESKPSLPTAAPVVATNDHLEVIYILLLLGFFGFFTFGIMMSYIRSKKLEHSNDPYNVYIATDIWRKEDKASLKAKVMENYKSSFVLENRHAVEQPTSHIPEVNSS; encoded by the coding sequence ATGGCACTGGTGTccaacaacacagcattaaactACCTCCTTTCAAAACTGTTAGAAGACTATGAAAGCAAACCCAGCCTCCCTACAGCTGCACCAGTCGTTGCAACAAATGACCACCTGGAAGTCATCTACATACTCCTATTGCTTGGCTTCTTTGGCTTCTTCACGTTCGGAATAATGATGAGCTACATCCGTTCCAAAAAGCTTGAACATTCAAATGACCCATACAATGTGTACATTGCCACAGACATTTGGCGGAAGGAGGACAAGGCCAGCTTGAAAGCCAAGGTGATGGAAAATTATAAATCAAGCTTTGTCTTGGAAAACCGGCATGCTGTAGAACAGCCCACCAGTCACATTCCTGAAGTGAACTCTTCCTAG